In one Nitrospirota bacterium genomic region, the following are encoded:
- a CDS encoding type II toxin-antitoxin system Phd/YefM family antitoxin, translating into MTKTISLKEARDQFSDIVDKAGRLSERFVVTKNGTPRAVVMGADEYESWVETLELLSNPKAVKALKQGLKEAKAGKFHSFKDIFGEEH; encoded by the coding sequence ATGACCAAGACCATTTCATTGAAAGAAGCTAGAGACCAGTTCTCGGATATTGTCGACAAGGCCGGACGTCTGTCTGAACGATTCGTCGTGACGAAGAACGGCACTCCCAGAGCGGTTGTGATGGGCGCCGATGAATACGAAAGCTGGGTGGAGACGTTGGAGTTGCTGTCCAATCCGAAGGCAGTCAAAGCCCTCAAGCAAGGGCTCAAAGAAGCGAAAGCGGGGAAGTTTCATTCCTTCAAAGATATATTCGGTGAAGAGCATTGA
- a CDS encoding type II toxin-antitoxin system RelE/ParE family toxin produces MRQVRLTPQALKDLKDFDEPTRKRVKEALRHLVEHPLDGKPLKGQFQKDKVWSYRVWPYRILYRLAGSEWLDVLSIEHRKDVYR; encoded by the coding sequence TTGAGGCAAGTTCGACTCACGCCGCAAGCCCTCAAAGACCTCAAGGATTTCGACGAACCCACGCGAAAACGAGTCAAAGAAGCCCTCCGCCACCTGGTCGAGCATCCTCTTGACGGCAAGCCCCTCAAGGGCCAGTTTCAGAAAGACAAGGTGTGGTCCTACCGAGTGTGGCCATATCGCATTCTCTACCGTCTTGCCGGTTCCGAATGGCTGGACGTACTCTCCATCGAACACAGAAAGGATGTCTATCGGTAG
- a CDS encoding alcohol dehydrogenase, translating into MSQMTAVQVSGPGGTFETVNRQVPEPGPGTVRIRIEACGVCHSDVFVKEGHWPGLQYPRVTGHEVAGVIDAVGSGVTIWKKGQRVGVGWHGGHCGQCVSCRRGDFMGCQYFQVTGFKEDGGYAQYMIARSEAVAAIPDTLSSVEAAPLLCAGVTTFNSLRHSGAKAGDLVAVQGLGGLGHLGVQFANKMGFRTVAIGRGQDKETLALKLGAARYLDTEKTNAANELAKMGGASVILATAPNSKSMSELIDGLDVGGKLLVIGASADAITVTPIQLIGARRSIQGWPSGTAKDSEDTLNFCALTGIRPMIETFPLEQAAAAYDRMLSGKARFRVVLTMGG; encoded by the coding sequence ATGTCACAGATGACTGCGGTGCAAGTCAGTGGTCCTGGCGGCACGTTCGAGACCGTGAATCGTCAGGTGCCGGAACCGGGGCCTGGTACAGTCCGCATCAGGATAGAGGCTTGCGGCGTCTGCCATAGTGACGTCTTTGTGAAGGAAGGGCATTGGCCAGGCCTGCAATATCCACGAGTGACGGGGCACGAGGTTGCCGGTGTGATTGATGCCGTGGGATCGGGTGTGACGATTTGGAAGAAGGGCCAGCGGGTTGGAGTGGGATGGCACGGAGGACATTGCGGACAATGCGTTTCCTGTCGTCGCGGGGATTTCATGGGCTGTCAGTATTTTCAAGTCACGGGGTTCAAGGAAGACGGGGGGTATGCCCAGTACATGATCGCCAGGAGCGAAGCCGTCGCAGCAATTCCAGACACCCTCTCGTCGGTGGAAGCGGCGCCGCTCCTCTGTGCAGGCGTCACGACCTTCAACAGTTTGCGCCACAGCGGAGCGAAGGCGGGCGATCTGGTGGCGGTGCAGGGGCTGGGCGGGCTGGGACATCTCGGCGTTCAGTTTGCCAACAAGATGGGTTTCCGCACCGTGGCAATAGGCCGTGGGCAGGACAAGGAAACCTTGGCGCTGAAATTGGGCGCTGCTCGTTACCTCGATACCGAGAAGACTAACGCGGCAAACGAATTGGCCAAGATGGGTGGCGCCTCGGTCATTCTGGCTACCGCGCCGAACAGTAAATCGATGTCGGAGTTGATCGATGGACTCGATGTCGGCGGCAAACTGCTGGTCATAGGCGCATCGGCCGACGCCATTACGGTCACGCCCATTCAACTCATCGGCGCCCGCCGGTCGATTCAAGGTTGGCCATCCGGGACCGCCAAAGATTCGGAAGACACGCTGAACTTTTGTGCGCTGACCGGCATTCGGCCCATGATCGAGACCTTTCCTCTTGAACAAGCGGCGGCTGCCTATGATCGCATGCTGAGCGGCAAGGCGCGCTTTCGGGTGGTGTTGACGATGGGCGGATGA